A single genomic interval of Pyrus communis chromosome 7, drPyrComm1.1, whole genome shotgun sequence harbors:
- the LOC137740222 gene encoding NADPH-dependent diflavin oxidoreductase 1 isoform X1 has product MEEERARKKLLILYATQTGNALDVAERVGREAERRGCPVHLLSLDQYDARCLVQEGTVIFVVSTTGQGDTPDPMKGFWKDLLQKNLSRQWLEGLRYAVFGLGDSGYQKFNFVAKKLDRRLLDLGATPIVQRGLGDDQHTSGYEAALDPWMASLWNMLNKIDPNYFPNGPDFFIPYENFMAKPKVRILYHDIDKVDSQVSSKSDLNHVVQQIERARRMSPVKFSFDKPDCILKLVKNEPLTKSGFKDKEVHHFEFEFVTSPIPYEVGDVLEVLPSQNPAAVDVFIRRCNLDPESFITVHPSEMENQLLDTCIPIKLKTFVELTMDVASASPRRYFFEVMSMFATAEHEKERLQYFISPEGRDDLYQYNQREQRTVLEVLEDFPSVQMPFEWLVQLVPPLKTRAFSISSSPSAHLNQVHLTVNVVSWTTPFKRIRAGLCSNWLSKLDPEQGVYVPVWFRKGSLPSPRPSLPLILIGPGTGCAPFRGFVEERAIQSLTESTAPVLFFFGCRNEDNDFLYKDFWLSNSQDGGVLSEAKGGGFYVAFSRDQPQKVYVQDKMREHSEKVWKLLMEGAAIYVAGSSTKMPADVLLAFEEIVSKESELPQESAARWLRELENAGRYHVEAWS; this is encoded by the exons ATGGAGGAGGAGAGGGCGAGGAAGAAACTACTGATACTCTACGCCACCCAAACCGGAAACGCTTTAGACGTCGCCGAGCGAGTGGGCCGCGAAGCCGAGCGCAGAGGCTGCCCCGTCCACCTTCTCTCCCTCGACCAATACGACGCT AGATGCTTAGTTCAAGAGGGCactgtaatttttgttgtttcaaCCACTGGCCAGGGAGATACTCCTGATCCCATGAAG GGGTTTTGGAAAGATCTTCTGCAGAAAAATCTGAGTAGGCAATGGCTGGAGGGACTCCGTTACGCTGTTTTCGGATTGGGTGATTCTGGTTACCAGAAATTCAAT TTTGTGGCAAAGAAGCTTGATAGGAGACTTTTGGACCTTGGGGCAACCCCGATTGTCCAAAGAGGTTTGGGAGACGATCAGCACACGTCAGG TTACGAGGCTGCTCTGGATCCTTGGATGGCATCATTGTGGAATATGTTGAATAAAATCGATCCCAACTACTTCCCCAATGGCCCAGACTTTTTTATTCCATATGAAAATTTTATGGCGAAACCAAAGGTTCGGATTCTATATCACGACATTGACAAGGTGGATTCACAAGTTTCATCTAAATCAG ACTTGAATCACGTTGTGCAGCAGATTGAAAGGGCACGCAGAATGTCTCCTGTGAAGTTTTCTTTTGACAAGCCTGACTGCATTCTTAAATTG GTAAAAAATGAACCACTGACTAAATCAGGTTTTAAAGACAAAGAGGTGCATCACTTCGAATTTGAATTTGTTACATCT CCTATTCCCTATGAAGTTGGTGACGTCCTTGAGGTTCTCCCCAGTCAAAATCCTGCTGCAGTGGATGTTTTCATACGTCGTTGTAATTTGGACCCTGAATCATTCATCACA GTTCATCCTTCAGAAATGGAGAATCAACTCCTTGATACTTGTATCCCCATCAAACTAAAAACTTTTGTTGAATTGACAATGGATGTTGCATCCGCTTCTCCTCGACGCTATTTCTTTGAG GTCATGAGTATGTTTGCAACCGCTgaacatgaaaaagaaagactTCAGTATTTTATCTCACCTGAAGGAAGAGATGATCTATACCAATACAATCAGAGGGAACAAAGGACTGTTCTGGAGGTTTTAGAGGATTTCCCCTCTGTTCAAATGCCATTTgaatggctggtacagttggtTCCTCCTTTGAAAACAAGGGCTTTCTCCATCTCTTCGTCCCCGTCCGCCCACCTCAATCAAGTTCACTTAACAGTTAATGTAGTATCATGGACAACGCCGTTCAAAAGAATTCGAGCAGGTCTCTGCTCAAATTGGCTATCCAAGCTTGATCCTGAGCAAG GTGTTTATGTTCCAGTGTGGTTTCGGAAAGGTTCCCTTCCTTCTCCACGACCATCACTTCCTCTCATTCTCATTGGACCTGGAACCGGTTGTGCGCCTTTTCGTGGATTTGTGGAGGAAAGAGCCATACAAAGTTTGACCGAATCAACTGCTCCAGTGCTGTTCTTCTTTGGATGCAGAAACGAGGACAATGATTTTTTGTACAAAGATTTTTGGTTATCCAATTCGCAAGATGGTGGGGTACTTTCAGAAGCAAAGGGCGGGGGCTTTTATGTTGCCTTCTCAAGAGACCAGCCACAGAAGGTCTACGTGCAGGATAAGATGAGGGAACATAGTGAGAAGGTGTGGAAGCTGCTGATGGAGGGGGCGGCTATTTACGTTGCAGGTTCTTCTACAAAAATGCCAGCAGATGTATTATTAGCCTTTGAGGAGATTGTTTCCAAAGAAAGTGAGCTTCCTCAGGAATCGGCAGCGAGATGGCTTAGAGAACTGGAAAACGCTGGCAGATACCATGTTGAAGCGTGGAGTTGA
- the LOC137738829 gene encoding cytokinin hydroxylase-like, with product MAAVLLTTLLVIFLGLLLRVAYDTLSCYFLTPRRIKRTMEKQGVRGPKPRPLNGNILDMATLVAKSTSHDMHTIDHDIVGRLLPHYVAWSKQYGKRFIYWNGIEPRMCLSETELIKELLSKYSTISGKSWLQQQGSKHFIGRGLLMANGEDWYHQRHIVAPAFTGDRLKSYAGYMVECTKEMLQSLKNEIETSGKREFEIGEYMTRLTADIISRTEFDSSYEKGKQIFRLLTVLQHLCAQASRHLCLPGSRFFPSKYNREIKSLKMEVERLLMEIIQSRRDCVEIGRSSSYGNDLLGMLLNEMQKKRGDGFSLNLQLIMDECKTFFFAGHETTALLLTWTVMLLASNPSWQEKVRAEVKQVCNGGTPSVDHLSKLTLLNRVINESLRLYPPATVLPRMAFEDIKLGDLHIPKGLSIWIPVLAIHHSEELWGKDANEFNPERFASKSFTPGRFIPFATGPRNCIGQSFAMMEAKIILAMLISQFSFTVSPNYRHAPVVVLTIKPKYGVQVCLTPIDPSN from the exons ATGGCTGCGGTGCTCCTAACAACTCTGCTGGTCATATTTCTTGGCTTATTACTAAGAGTTGCTTACGACACTCTCTCATGCTACTTCCTAACCCCAAGACGCATCAAGAGAACCATGGAAAAACAAGGAGTGCGAGGCCCTAAACCCCGCCCTCTCAACGGCAACATCTTGGACATGGCCACCCTCGTCGCGAAATCAACCTCTCACGACATGCACACAATCGACCACGACATCGTCGGTCGCCTCCTGCCCCATTATGTCGCATGGTCCAAACAATATG GAAAAAGATTCATATATTGGAATGGAATTGAACCCCGGATGTGCTTGTCGGAGACAGAATTGATCAAGGAGCTTCTGTCCAAGTACAGCACCATCTCCGGCAAGTCATGGCTTCAACAGCAAGGCTCCAAGCATTTCATCGGCCGCGGATTACTGATGGCCAACGGCGAAGATTGGTACCATCAGCGCCACATCGTTGCACCGGCATTCACAGGAGATAGACTCAAG AGCTATGCGGGGTACATGGTGGAATGCACTAAAGAGATGCTCCAATCGCTGAAAAATGAGATAGAGACTTCAGGGAAAAGGGAGTTTGAGATTGGAGAATACATGACAAGGCTCACAGCCGACATAATTTCGAGGACAGAGTTCGATAGCAGCTACGAGAAAGGGAAGCAGATATTTCGACTGCTCACTGTTCTGCAGCATCTATGCGCCCAAGCAAGCAGGCACTTGTGCCTTCCCGGAAGCCG GTTTTTCCCAAGTAAATACAACAGAGAAATAAAATCTCTGAAAATGGAGGTGGAGAGGCTGCTGATGGAGATAATCCAGAGCCGAAGGGACTGTGTTGAGATCGGTCGGAGTAGTTCTTATGGAAATGATTTGCTGGGGATGTTGCTCAATGAGATgcaaaaaaaaagaggggatgGTTTCAGCTTAAACTTGCAACTAATCATGGATGAATGCAAGACATTCTTCTTTGCAGGACATGAAACAACTGCCCTTTTACTCACTTGGACTGTCATGTTACTAGCCAGCAATCCCTCTTGGCAAGAAAAGGTTAGGGCTGAGGTGAAGCAAGTGTGCAATGGTGGAACACCATCTGTTGATCATCTTTCCAAGCTCACTTTG TTAAATAGGGTAATAAATGAATCACTGAGGCTGTATCCACCAGCAACTGTTCTACCTCGAATGGCTTTTGAGGACATCAAACTTGGTGACTTACATATTCCAAAGGGGCTATCGATATGGATTCCAGTGTTGGCTATTCACCACAGTGAAGAGTTATGGGGTAAAGATGCAAATGAGTTCAACCCTGAAAGATTTGCTTCTAAGTCCTTCACACCCGGGAGGTTCATTCCATTTGCTACCGGTCCAAGAAATTGTATTGGTCAATCTTTCGCTATGATGGAAGCTAAAATCATATTAGCGATGTTAATTTCGCAATTTAGCTTTACTGTTTCGCCTAATTATCGTCACGCTCCAGTTGTTGTCCTCACCATCAAACCCAAGTATGGTGTTCAAGTATGCTTGACCCCCATAGACCCTTCAAATTAG
- the LOC137739869 gene encoding uncharacterized protein: MEEEEVNRCQIQEWYPKFKSLSIKTRIHELPESFVQYLLDDSGPFLLPVSISNDDAFPNRIHNPEEEDDYQVSEGSGDESEQPSMPPSFPELELEVKESIKSLGGSVFPKLNWSAPKDSAWISTTGSLKCSSFSEIALLLRSSDSLVHDLCHAYDSCSDKTSTRPKSFFLALRKWYQSLKPEMEFRCFVRNHNLVGISQREVTTCYPALLEKKHSLQALIEDFFVDNLMSRFESENYTFDVYVTQDDRIKVVDFNPWGAFTLPLMFTWEELDQIRGDGVEVRIVESQLSVRPGLKTAVPFDFLDTSAGSGWDQVIRNADEELQQQTRNGQAGA; encoded by the coding sequence ATGGAGGAGGAAGAAGTGAATCGATGCCAGATACAGGAATGGTACCCAAAGTTTAAATCTTTGTCTATCAAAACCCGAATTCATGAACTTCCGGAATCCTTTGTCCAATACCTTCTCGACGATTCAGGGCCCTTCCTTCTCCCTGTTTCGATCTCAAATGACGATGCATTCCCCAACAGAATTCATAATCCGGAGGAGGAAGACGACTATCAAGTATCAGAAGGGTCTGGTGATGAGTCCGAGCAGCCTTCTATGCCACCCTCTTTCCCCGAACTTGAGTTGGAGGTCAAGGAATCGATTAAGTCCCTTGGAGGTTCTGTGTTCCCTAAGCTAAACTGGAGTGCACCAAAAGACTCGGCTTGGATCAGCACAACTGGGAGCCTCAAGTGCTCTTCGTTCAGTGAGATTGCGCTCTTGCTACGATCATCTGACTCATTGGTCCATGATCTGTGTCACGCATATGATTCCTGCAGTGACAAAACCTCAACAAGGCCTAAGAGTTTCTTCCTTGCGCTACGGAAATGGTACCAGTCCCTCAAGCCAGAGATGGAGTTCCGTTGCTTTGTACGAAATCATAATTTAGTTGGAATTTCACAACGTGAGGTCACTACTTGTTATCCTGCTCTGCTTGAAAAGAAACACAGCCTTCAAGCGTTGATCGAAGACTTTTTCGTGGATAATTTGATGTCCAGATTTGAATCAGAAAATTACACCTTTGATGTATATGTGACACAGGATGATCGCATTAAGGTTGTGGATTTCAACCCATGGGGCGCATTTACGCTACCTCTAATGTTTACATGGGAGGAATTGGATCAGATTCGAGGGGATGGTGTTGAAGTCAGAATTGTAGAGAGTCAGTTATCTGTTAGGCCAGGTCTGAAGACAGCCGTGCCGTTTGATTTTTTGGACACAAGTGCTGGGAGTGGCTGGGACCAAGTTATCAGAAATGCTGATGAAGAGTTGCAGCAGCAAACTAGGAACGGTCAAGCAGGTGCTTAA
- the LOC137740222 gene encoding NADPH-dependent diflavin oxidoreductase 1 isoform X4, with protein MEEERARKKLLILYATQTGNALDVAERVGREAERRGCPVHLLSLDQYDARCLVQEGTVIFVVSTTGQGDTPDPMKGFWKDLLQKNLSRQWLEGLRYAVFGLGDSGYQKFNFVAKKLDRRLLDLGATPIVQRGLGDDQHTSGYEAALDPWMASLWNMLNKIDPNYFPNGPDFFIPYENFMAKPKVRILYHDIDKVDSQVSSKSDLNHVVQQIERARRMSPVKFSFDKPDCILKLVKNEPLTKSGFKDKEVHHFEFEFVTSLVTSLRFSPVKILLQWMFSYVVVIWTLNHSSQFILQKWRINSLILVMSMFATAEHEKERLQYFISPEGRDDLYQYNQREQRTVLEVLEDFPSVQMPFEWLVQLVPPLKTRAFSISSSPSAHLNQVHLTVNVVSWTTPFKRIRAGLCSNWLSKLDPEQGVYVPVWFRKGSLPSPRPSLPLILIGPGTGCAPFRGFVEERAIQSLTESTAPVLFFFGCRNEDNDFLYKDFWLSNSQDGGVLSEAKGGGFYVAFSRDQPQKVYVQDKMREHSEKVWKLLMEGAAIYVAGSSTKMPADVLLAFEEIVSKESELPQESAARWLRELENAGRYHVEAWS; from the exons ATGGAGGAGGAGAGGGCGAGGAAGAAACTACTGATACTCTACGCCACCCAAACCGGAAACGCTTTAGACGTCGCCGAGCGAGTGGGCCGCGAAGCCGAGCGCAGAGGCTGCCCCGTCCACCTTCTCTCCCTCGACCAATACGACGCT AGATGCTTAGTTCAAGAGGGCactgtaatttttgttgtttcaaCCACTGGCCAGGGAGATACTCCTGATCCCATGAAG GGGTTTTGGAAAGATCTTCTGCAGAAAAATCTGAGTAGGCAATGGCTGGAGGGACTCCGTTACGCTGTTTTCGGATTGGGTGATTCTGGTTACCAGAAATTCAAT TTTGTGGCAAAGAAGCTTGATAGGAGACTTTTGGACCTTGGGGCAACCCCGATTGTCCAAAGAGGTTTGGGAGACGATCAGCACACGTCAGG TTACGAGGCTGCTCTGGATCCTTGGATGGCATCATTGTGGAATATGTTGAATAAAATCGATCCCAACTACTTCCCCAATGGCCCAGACTTTTTTATTCCATATGAAAATTTTATGGCGAAACCAAAGGTTCGGATTCTATATCACGACATTGACAAGGTGGATTCACAAGTTTCATCTAAATCAG ACTTGAATCACGTTGTGCAGCAGATTGAAAGGGCACGCAGAATGTCTCCTGTGAAGTTTTCTTTTGACAAGCCTGACTGCATTCTTAAATTG GTAAAAAATGAACCACTGACTAAATCAGGTTTTAAAGACAAAGAGGTGCATCACTTCGAATTTGAATTTGTTACATCT TTGGTGACGTCCTTGAGGTTCTCCCCAGTCAAAATCCTGCTGCAGTGGATGTTTTCATACGTCGTTGTAATTTGGACCCTGAATCATTCATCACA GTTCATCCTTCAGAAATGGAGAATCAACTCCTTGATACTT GTCATGAGTATGTTTGCAACCGCTgaacatgaaaaagaaagactTCAGTATTTTATCTCACCTGAAGGAAGAGATGATCTATACCAATACAATCAGAGGGAACAAAGGACTGTTCTGGAGGTTTTAGAGGATTTCCCCTCTGTTCAAATGCCATTTgaatggctggtacagttggtTCCTCCTTTGAAAACAAGGGCTTTCTCCATCTCTTCGTCCCCGTCCGCCCACCTCAATCAAGTTCACTTAACAGTTAATGTAGTATCATGGACAACGCCGTTCAAAAGAATTCGAGCAGGTCTCTGCTCAAATTGGCTATCCAAGCTTGATCCTGAGCAAG GTGTTTATGTTCCAGTGTGGTTTCGGAAAGGTTCCCTTCCTTCTCCACGACCATCACTTCCTCTCATTCTCATTGGACCTGGAACCGGTTGTGCGCCTTTTCGTGGATTTGTGGAGGAAAGAGCCATACAAAGTTTGACCGAATCAACTGCTCCAGTGCTGTTCTTCTTTGGATGCAGAAACGAGGACAATGATTTTTTGTACAAAGATTTTTGGTTATCCAATTCGCAAGATGGTGGGGTACTTTCAGAAGCAAAGGGCGGGGGCTTTTATGTTGCCTTCTCAAGAGACCAGCCACAGAAGGTCTACGTGCAGGATAAGATGAGGGAACATAGTGAGAAGGTGTGGAAGCTGCTGATGGAGGGGGCGGCTATTTACGTTGCAGGTTCTTCTACAAAAATGCCAGCAGATGTATTATTAGCCTTTGAGGAGATTGTTTCCAAAGAAAGTGAGCTTCCTCAGGAATCGGCAGCGAGATGGCTTAGAGAACTGGAAAACGCTGGCAGATACCATGTTGAAGCGTGGAGTTGA
- the LOC137740223 gene encoding ubiquitin receptor RAD23d-like — protein sequence MKVFVKTLKGTNFEIEVKLEETVADVKTIIETAQGADVYPAPQQMLIHQGKVLKDDTTLEQNNVAENSFIVIMLTKPKASPAGASSKQGAATSQAQTAGTAPTSAAPPPAAPAPAPAPAPVVAEPQPAAQTAAVVAPTDSRSDVYGQAASNLVAGTTLESTVQQILDMGGGSWDRETVVRALRAAFNNPERAVEYLYSGIPEQAEAPPAAQVPAGEQAANPPVANPPAQAPQPVAPTGGPNANPLDLFPQGLPNMGANAGAGNLDFLRNSPQFQALRAMVQANPQILQPMLQELGKQNPHLMQLIQAHQADFLRLINEPVEGGEGNLLEQLGAAVPQAVTVTPEEREAIERLEAMGFDRALVLEVYFACNKNEELAANYLLDHMHEFEE from the exons ATGAAGGTTTTTGTCAAGACTTTGAAGGGCACAAACTTCGAGATCGAAGTGAAACTCGAGGAGACG GTTGCTGATGTCAAGACAATTATAGAGACGGCACAGGGTGCAGATGTGTACCCTGCCCCACAACAGATGCTTATTCATCAGGGGAAAGTTCTTAAGGATGACACAACTCTAGAACAAAATAATGTTGCTGAAAATAGTTTTATCGTGATAATGTTAACCAAG CCTAAGGCCTCACCAGCCGGAGCCTCCAGTAAGCAAGGTGCAGCCACAAGTCAG GCCCAAACTGCTGGTACTGCTCCTACTTCTGCCGCACCACCCCCAGCAGCTCCAGCTCCTGCTCCAGCTCCTGCACCAGTTGTGGCAGA ACCACAGCCCGCCGCTCAAACTGCTGCTGTTGTAGCTCCTACTGATTCAAGATCAGATGTGTATGGCCAAGCTGCATCAAACCTAGTTGCAGGAACTACTTTAGAGTCTACCGTTCAGCAGATTCTAGATATGGGTGGAGGAAGTTGGGATCGGGAAACCGTTGTCCGTGCTTTACGGGCTGCTTTTAACAACCCTGAAAGGGCTGTTGAGTACCTATATTCT GGCATTCCTGAGCAAGCTGAAGCCCCACCAGCGGCCCAAGTTCCTGCTGGTGAACAGGCAGCAAATCCTCCGGTCGCAAATCCTCCGGCGCAGGCTCCACAACCAGTAGCACCTACTGGTGGGCCCAATGCAAACCCACTTGATCTTTTTCCACAG GGCCTTCCCAACATGGGTGCAAATGCCGGTGCGGGCAATTTGGATTTCCTACGCAACAGTCCCCAG TTCCAAGCCTTGCGAGCTATGGTGCAAGCCAACCCCCAAATTCTACAG CCAATGCTTCAAGAGTTGGGGAAACAAAATCCACATCTAATGCAGCTCATTCAAGCTCATCAAGCTGACTTCTTACGCTTGATTAATGAACCCGTTGAAGGGGGTGAAGG GAACCTTTTGGAGCAGTTGGGTGCAGCAGTGCCGCAGGCTGTGACCGTCACCCCTGAAGAGCGAGAGGCCATTGAACGC CTAGAAGCTATGGGTTTCGATCGGGCGCTAGTGCTGGAGGTATACTTTGCATGCAACAAGAACGAGGAGCTGGCGGCCAACTATCTTCTCGATCACATGCACGAGTTTGAGGAATGA
- the LOC137740222 gene encoding NADPH-dependent diflavin oxidoreductase 1 isoform X3 translates to MAQTFLFHMKILWRNQRFGFYITTLTRWIHKFHLNQIERARRMSPVKFSFDKPDCILKLVKNEPLTKSGFKDKEVHHFEFEFVTSPIPYEVGDVLEVLPSQNPAAVDVFIRRCNLDPESFITVHPSEMENQLLDTCIPIKLKTFVELTMDVASASPRRYFFEVMSMFATAEHEKERLQYFISPEGRDDLYQYNQREQRTVLEVLEDFPSVQMPFEWLVQLVPPLKTRAFSISSSPSAHLNQVHLTVNVVSWTTPFKRIRAGLCSNWLSKLDPEQGVYVPVWFRKGSLPSPRPSLPLILIGPGTGCAPFRGFVEERAIQSLTESTAPVLFFFGCRNEDNDFLYKDFWLSNSQDGGVLSEAKGGGFYVAFSRDQPQKVYVQDKMREHSEKVWKLLMEGAAIYVAGSSTKMPADVLLAFEEIVSKESELPQESAARWLRELENAGRYHVEAWS, encoded by the exons ATGGCCCAGACTTTTTTATTCCATATGAAAATTTTATGGCGAAACCAAAGGTTCGGATTCTATATCACGACATTGACAAGGTGGATTCACAAGTTTCATCTAAATCAG ATTGAAAGGGCACGCAGAATGTCTCCTGTGAAGTTTTCTTTTGACAAGCCTGACTGCATTCTTAAATTG GTAAAAAATGAACCACTGACTAAATCAGGTTTTAAAGACAAAGAGGTGCATCACTTCGAATTTGAATTTGTTACATCT CCTATTCCCTATGAAGTTGGTGACGTCCTTGAGGTTCTCCCCAGTCAAAATCCTGCTGCAGTGGATGTTTTCATACGTCGTTGTAATTTGGACCCTGAATCATTCATCACA GTTCATCCTTCAGAAATGGAGAATCAACTCCTTGATACTTGTATCCCCATCAAACTAAAAACTTTTGTTGAATTGACAATGGATGTTGCATCCGCTTCTCCTCGACGCTATTTCTTTGAG GTCATGAGTATGTTTGCAACCGCTgaacatgaaaaagaaagactTCAGTATTTTATCTCACCTGAAGGAAGAGATGATCTATACCAATACAATCAGAGGGAACAAAGGACTGTTCTGGAGGTTTTAGAGGATTTCCCCTCTGTTCAAATGCCATTTgaatggctggtacagttggtTCCTCCTTTGAAAACAAGGGCTTTCTCCATCTCTTCGTCCCCGTCCGCCCACCTCAATCAAGTTCACTTAACAGTTAATGTAGTATCATGGACAACGCCGTTCAAAAGAATTCGAGCAGGTCTCTGCTCAAATTGGCTATCCAAGCTTGATCCTGAGCAAG GTGTTTATGTTCCAGTGTGGTTTCGGAAAGGTTCCCTTCCTTCTCCACGACCATCACTTCCTCTCATTCTCATTGGACCTGGAACCGGTTGTGCGCCTTTTCGTGGATTTGTGGAGGAAAGAGCCATACAAAGTTTGACCGAATCAACTGCTCCAGTGCTGTTCTTCTTTGGATGCAGAAACGAGGACAATGATTTTTTGTACAAAGATTTTTGGTTATCCAATTCGCAAGATGGTGGGGTACTTTCAGAAGCAAAGGGCGGGGGCTTTTATGTTGCCTTCTCAAGAGACCAGCCACAGAAGGTCTACGTGCAGGATAAGATGAGGGAACATAGTGAGAAGGTGTGGAAGCTGCTGATGGAGGGGGCGGCTATTTACGTTGCAGGTTCTTCTACAAAAATGCCAGCAGATGTATTATTAGCCTTTGAGGAGATTGTTTCCAAAGAAAGTGAGCTTCCTCAGGAATCGGCAGCGAGATGGCTTAGAGAACTGGAAAACGCTGGCAGATACCATGTTGAAGCGTGGAGTTGA
- the LOC137740225 gene encoding small ribosomal subunit protein cS23-like, which translates to MLSLGMGIECQANLNAAALRLKLPQQKLLFVNSVNQRALNFKPKASSFSVSHSLPELRLGLTLAARNVRLSAAAESLVAEETATDDEAADTAPEKEKLGVVVKPFEKPRLVLKFIWMEKNIGIALDQMIPGHGSIPLSPYYFWPRKDAWEELKVLLESKPWISQKQMIILLNQATDIINLWQQSGGNLA; encoded by the exons atgttaTCTTTGGGAATGGGAATCGAGTGCCAGGCGAACCTAAACGCCGCCGCGTTGCGGCTGAAGCTGCCGCAGCAGAAGCTTCTTTTTGTCAACAGTGTTAATCAAAGAGCATTGAATTTCAAGCCGaaggcttcttctttctctgtTTCTCACTCGCTCCCGGAACTGAGGCTCGGACTTACCCTCGCCGCAAGAAACGTAAGGCTCTCCGCCGCCGCAGAGTCTCTGGTCGCTGAAGAAACGGCCACCGATGACGAGGCCGCCGACACCGCCCCGGAAAAAGAG AAGCTGGGAGTGGTTGTGAAGCCATTTGAGAAACCGAGGCTCGTATTGAAGTTCATTTGGATGGAAAAGAACATCGGCATTGCACTCGACCAGATGATACCTGGTCACGGCTCCATCCCTCTCAGCCCCTATTACTTCTGGCCGAGGAAAGATGCGTGGGAGGAGCTCAAGGTCTTGCTCGAGAGCAAACCTTGGATTTCTCAGAAGCAGATGATTATCCTTCTCAACCAGGCTACCGATATCATCAATCTGTGGCAGCAGAGCGGCGGAAACTTGGCATAA